From Ipomoea triloba cultivar NCNSP0323 chromosome 5, ASM357664v1, the proteins below share one genomic window:
- the LOC116020003 gene encoding uncharacterized protein LOC116020003, producing MECGKAPSDVRKVKKKQVKDELDRLKQAEKKKRRLEKALATSAAIRLELEKKKQKKKEEQQRLDEEGAAIAEAVALHVLLGEDSEDPNEVMQKKDMGLDLWGHSRNVDIIVGGTRAVFPQQDLSKYSFEGSTWISGDQRYGCTWNDFANTECMVSPEPWEQVLRPQFLDKGNWDITPLSPSSFAEAISSLQIAEDAPAHTYIFNRMLRE from the coding sequence ATGGAGTGCGGCAAAGCCCCATCTGATGTTAGGAAGGTGAAGAAGAAGCAAGTAAAGGACGAGTTGGACCGCCTCAAACAGGCTGAGAAGAAAAAGAGGCGCTTAGAGAAGGCTTTGGCTACATCTGCAGCGATTCGTCTCGAACTAGAAAAGAAGaaacagaagaagaaggaagaacaACAAAGGCTGGATGAAGAGGGTGCTGCGATTGCCGAAGCTGTCGCGTTGCATGTCCTACTTGGGGAGGATTCAGAGGATCCGAACGAGGTGATGCAGAAAAAGGACATGGGGCTGGACCTATGGGGTCATAGTAGGAATGTCGACATCATCGTGGGTGGAACGAGAGCAGTATTTCCTCAACAAGATCTCTCGAAATATTCATTTGAAGGATCAACGTGGATCTCCGGTGACCAGAGGTATGGATGCACATGGAACGATTTTGCCAACACCGAATGCATGGTCTCGCCCGAACCTTGGGAACAAGTTCTCCGCCCGCAATTTTTGGACAAGGGAAACTGGGACATCACACCGCTTTCTCCCAGTTCATTTGCCGAGGCTATTTCATCACTTCAGATTGCTGAGGATGCACCTGCACACACATACATTTTCAATCGGATGTTAAGAGAGTAA
- the LOC116020002 gene encoding uncharacterized protein LOC116020002, with the protein MTEVILHIYDVTNSPSDKTNNTILQINRIFKDGIGLGGIFHSAIQVHGNEEWSFGYCEQGTGVFSCPSGKNPMYSYRESIVIGKTNCSIFKMNQILRELSRDWPGFLYDLLSKNCNHFCDEFCEKLGVPKLPGWVNRFAHAGDAALEMAENTAFRLRQAKAEIVTASKVAYRFLVGVASSSSACTPELPGNPSRESPRGEASPTVPKATWFTDLMDIGAKPSSSSDIESNIEVRGHLQQGEDTETTRRPNLQYQS; encoded by the exons ATGACGGAGGTGATTCTCCACATCTATGATGTGACGAACAGTCCCTCCGACAAGACAAACAACACCATTCTTCAGATCAATAGGATTTTCAAAGACGGCATCGGTCTTGGCGGCATCTTCCACAGCGCCATCCAG GTTCATGGAAATGAGGAGTGGTCATTTGGGTACTGTGAACAAGGTACTGGAGTGTTTAGCTGCCCTTCGGGAAAGAATCCAATGTATTCATATCGTGAAAGCATTGTTATTGGAAAAACAAActgttcaattttcaaaatgaaccAGATACTGCGAGAACTTAGTAGAGATTGGCCAGGATTCTTGTATGACTTGCTGTCAAAGAATTGCAACCACTTCTGTGATGAGTTCTGTGAAAAACTTGGTGTCCCCAAGCTTCCTG GTTGGGTAAATAGGTTTGCTCATGCTGGTGATGCTGCTCTGGAGATGGCAGAAAACACAGCCTTCCGT CTGCGACAAGCTAAAGCTGAGATTGTTACAGCCAGCAAAGTGGCTTATCGGTTCCTTGTGGGTGTTGCTTCCAGTAGTTCTGCTTGTACCCCAGAGTTGCCTGGAAATCCCAGCAGGGAAAGTCCTAGAGGTGAGGCATCCCCAACAGTGCCTAAAGCTACTTGGTTTACAGATCTTATGGACATTGGTGCCAAACCATCGAGTAGTTCAGACATAGAGAGCAATATAGAGGTGAGGGGGCATCTCCAGCAGGGTGAGGACACAGAAACAACTCGAAGGCCAAACTTGCAGTATCAATCCTGA
- the LOC116019362 gene encoding probable RNA-binding protein 18 isoform X2, producing the protein MDSNNPSDEKSESRLYIGNLDLRISEAALIKMFSPFGKIISEDFLWHTRGPKRGEPRGYAFVQFSTKEEAQQAKEKMHGKLVCGRPLIVRLASEKYLMEGGENSCKAVGGETTKPYLSGGSLTRMSRGAKIAAIKNKLKSMEEESHISKRQKPADSS; encoded by the exons ATG GATTCTAATAACCCTTCTGATGAGAAGTCTGAAAGCAGACTATATATTGGCAACCTTGATCTAAGGATTTCAGA GGCGGCCTTGATTAAGATGTTTTCACCATTTGGAAAGATAATATCTGAAGACTTTTTGTGGCATACTCGTGGACCCAAGCGTGGGGAACCACGCGGTTATGCATTTGTTCAGTTTAGTACCAAAGAG GAAGCTCAACAAGCCAAGGAAAAGATGCATGGGAAATTGGTTTGCGGGCGACCATTGATCGTTCGTCTTGCCAGCGAGAAGTACTTGATGGAAGGGGGAGAAAATTCTTGCAAAGCAGTAGGCGGCGAGACAACCAAACCATACCTCTCTGGAGGTTCCTTAACGCGTATGAGCCGTGGCGCTAAAATAGCTGCAATTAAGAATAAACTGAAGTCCATGGAAGAAGAGAGCCACATTTCAAAAAGACAGAAACCAGCAGACAGTAGCTGA
- the LOC116019362 gene encoding probable RNA-binding protein 18 isoform X1 codes for MPLQDSNNPSDEKSESRLYIGNLDLRISEAALIKMFSPFGKIISEDFLWHTRGPKRGEPRGYAFVQFSTKEEAQQAKEKMHGKLVCGRPLIVRLASEKYLMEGGENSCKAVGGETTKPYLSGGSLTRMSRGAKIAAIKNKLKSMEEESHISKRQKPADSS; via the exons ATGCCGTTGCAGGATTCTAATAACCCTTCTGATGAGAAGTCTGAAAGCAGACTATATATTGGCAACCTTGATCTAAGGATTTCAGA GGCGGCCTTGATTAAGATGTTTTCACCATTTGGAAAGATAATATCTGAAGACTTTTTGTGGCATACTCGTGGACCCAAGCGTGGGGAACCACGCGGTTATGCATTTGTTCAGTTTAGTACCAAAGAG GAAGCTCAACAAGCCAAGGAAAAGATGCATGGGAAATTGGTTTGCGGGCGACCATTGATCGTTCGTCTTGCCAGCGAGAAGTACTTGATGGAAGGGGGAGAAAATTCTTGCAAAGCAGTAGGCGGCGAGACAACCAAACCATACCTCTCTGGAGGTTCCTTAACGCGTATGAGCCGTGGCGCTAAAATAGCTGCAATTAAGAATAAACTGAAGTCCATGGAAGAAGAGAGCCACATTTCAAAAAGACAGAAACCAGCAGACAGTAGCTGA